The following proteins are encoded in a genomic region of Synechococcus sp. CBW1002:
- a CDS encoding metallophosphoesterase, which produces MRVLQLSDPHLLADPAGCYRARQPLAQLRQALEQTLGAGGSVGELGGERPDVLLISGDLCQDESWGGYINLRDQLGAVCPGPGRPQLALLPGNHDHPQLLRAALGRQAWIAPAELRLAGARLLLLDSHWPGQLAGRLGPRQLAWLRDRLAVGTAAEPLLVALHHPPVPIGDPGMDAIALVDGPELLDLLADAAGLQAVVFGHIHQHWLGHLPGRAAVPLLGCPSSLCPFPAVQACPQGRAQDPGGRLLTLSPTGLRQRLLRWAPAVVPSVG; this is translated from the coding sequence TTGCGTGTCCTGCAGCTGAGCGATCCCCATCTGCTGGCCGATCCGGCCGGTTGCTATCGCGCCCGCCAGCCACTGGCACAGTTGCGGCAGGCCCTGGAGCAGACCCTTGGCGCCGGTGGATCGGTCGGCGAGCTCGGCGGGGAGCGTCCTGATGTGCTGCTGATCAGCGGCGATCTCTGCCAGGACGAGAGCTGGGGCGGCTACATCAACCTGCGCGATCAGCTCGGGGCCGTCTGCCCGGGGCCTGGACGGCCCCAGCTGGCCCTGTTGCCGGGCAACCACGATCATCCCCAGCTGCTGCGCGCGGCCCTGGGGCGCCAGGCCTGGATCGCCCCGGCGGAGCTGCGGCTTGCCGGTGCTCGCCTGTTGCTCCTCGACAGCCATTGGCCCGGCCAGCTGGCGGGCCGGCTGGGCCCGCGGCAGCTCGCCTGGTTGCGGGACCGGCTGGCGGTCGGCACTGCCGCCGAACCCCTGCTGGTGGCGCTGCATCACCCACCGGTGCCGATCGGTGATCCCGGTATGGATGCGATCGCCCTGGTCGATGGTCCCGAGCTGCTTGATCTCCTGGCGGACGCCGCAGGTCTGCAGGCTGTGGTGTTCGGCCACATCCACCAGCACTGGCTCGGCCACCTGCCGGGTCGTGCGGCGGTGCCGCTGCTGGGCTGTCCGTCCAGCCTCTGCCCCTTCCCGGCGGTGCAGGCCTGCCCTCAGGGCCGGGCTCAGGACCCGGGTGGCCGGCTGCTCACCCTCTCCCCCACAGGCCTGCGGCAACGGTTGCTGCGCTGGGCGCCGGCGGTGGTGCCTAGCGTCGGCTGA
- a CDS encoding ribosome assembly cofactor RimP: MPHPLIPDLLQLAAPVASTLALEVREVQLHTHRIPLTLQVVVQRSDGADINLDECAGLSGPLGEAIEASGLLTEAYVLEITSPGIGEDLHDDRDFRSFRGFPVEVSFHDPKGLRTSLEGLLLERDATDVRLNQRGRTVRIPRDAVIRVRLITPDGSA, encoded by the coding sequence TTGCCCCATCCGCTGATTCCTGATCTGCTGCAGCTCGCCGCCCCAGTGGCCTCCACCCTGGCGCTGGAGGTGCGTGAGGTGCAGCTCCACACCCATCGGATCCCCCTCACCCTGCAGGTGGTGGTGCAGCGATCCGATGGCGCCGACATCAACCTCGATGAGTGCGCCGGCCTGAGCGGACCGCTGGGCGAGGCGATCGAGGCCTCCGGGCTGCTGACCGAGGCCTATGTTCTGGAGATCACCAGTCCCGGCATCGGCGAAGACCTCCACGACGATCGGGATTTCCGCAGCTTTCGAGGCTTTCCCGTGGAGGTCAGTTTCCATGACCCCAAAGGGCTTCGCACCAGCCTGGAGGGGTTGTTGCTGGAACGGGACGCCACGGATGTACGCCTCAATCAGCGGGGCCGCACCGTGCGCATCCCCCGCGACGCTGTGATTCGCGTCCGCCTGATCACTCCAGACGGCAGCGCCTGA
- the infB gene encoding translation initiation factor IF-2 — MTSSGKVRIYELSRDLGLENKDVLDAAEKLSIAVKSHSSSISDDEAIRIRTLIKGNGSGATPAAPAAPAKAILSVKKAAADTQPQPPAVAPSKPAAPARPVAAAPPSPSQPPAAPSRPSAPSKPAATSQTAAPSRPAPVKPSRPATPPTVIATKPAAPEKPAAKPAPVIAKPAPVAAKPATMPAKPASRPGPGKPSAGPVKPPAPVRPAAVVKPPAPVKPAAAPPPRKPEAPAPARPDANVRPTSPRPAMPQRPGQPQRSPGGQPARPAGKPQLVGRPQSGQSTPTPAGSGRPAAPPVSRPTATGPRPGAPQRPAAPAPVRPGQAGTRGAGNRSGTSPLELVGKPIRRDAAGPGATGVTRPGMPAGMRKPMAPGELMQLQKPNARPIAAPPRRPERGEVAAGSSTDPARPTATPPNAPRRPAFRPGMPAGTNRPRRPDWDDSAKLEALRSRSPQKQRQKVHIIGDNDDALTAETGGYAGEQEALVLQASLARPAKPRSAVAAAPKPTVAVRKRKKETTRQRQRRRAMELRAAREAKAQRPEMLIVPEGNLTVQELADRLGVESSEIIKSLFFKGISATVTQTLDLSTIETVAEEFGVPVLEDDIEAAAKKTVEMIEASDLAHLIRRPPVVTVMGHVDHGKTSLLDAIRKTRVAAGEAGGITQHIGAYQVEIPHAGEHRRITFLDTPGHEAFTAMRARGTKVTDVAVLVVAADDGVRPQTLEAISHARAAEVPIVVAINKIDKEGASPERVKQELSGQDLVAEDWGGNTVMVPVSAIKGENIDKLLEMILLVTEVEDLQANPDRMARGTVIEAHLDKAKGPVATLLIQNGTLRAGDVLAAGPVLGKVRAMVDDTGKRVKQAGPSCAVEALGFSEVPTAGDEFEVYPDEKTARSVVGDRANEARATRLAQQMASRRVSLASISGQVSEGELKELNLILKADVQGSVEAILGSLEQLPQDEVQVRVLLSAPGEITETDVDLAAASGAVIVGFNTSMASGAKRAADATGVDVRDYEVIYKLLEDIQMAMEGLLEPELVEESLGEAEVRAVFTIGKSAVAGCYVTNGKLQRNCKVRVHRGKDKVYEGDLDSLRRNKDDVKEVATGFECGIGCDRFNAWQEGDRVEAYKFVTQRRTLST, encoded by the coding sequence ATGACCAGCAGCGGCAAAGTCAGAATTTATGAGCTGTCCCGGGACCTGGGCCTGGAGAACAAGGACGTGCTCGATGCCGCCGAAAAATTGTCCATCGCCGTGAAGAGCCACAGCAGCTCGATCAGCGACGACGAGGCCATCCGCATCCGGACCCTGATCAAGGGCAACGGCTCCGGAGCGACCCCAGCTGCCCCGGCAGCGCCCGCCAAGGCCATTCTTTCCGTGAAGAAAGCCGCAGCCGACACCCAACCCCAGCCCCCCGCCGTGGCTCCCAGCAAGCCCGCCGCGCCCGCCCGCCCGGTGGCCGCCGCTCCTCCCAGCCCGAGCCAGCCGCCCGCTGCGCCCTCGCGGCCGTCGGCACCGTCGAAACCGGCCGCAACCTCGCAGACGGCAGCGCCCAGTCGCCCAGCGCCGGTGAAACCCAGTCGGCCGGCAACGCCTCCAACCGTCATTGCCACCAAGCCGGCCGCTCCTGAAAAGCCGGCCGCCAAACCTGCTCCAGTGATTGCCAAGCCGGCTCCGGTGGCGGCCAAACCCGCCACCATGCCTGCCAAACCTGCATCCCGTCCAGGTCCGGGTAAGCCCTCGGCTGGCCCCGTCAAGCCCCCGGCACCGGTTCGTCCTGCCGCCGTCGTCAAGCCCCCGGCACCGGTCAAGCCTGCTGCCGCTCCGCCACCCCGGAAACCCGAGGCGCCAGCACCGGCGCGTCCCGACGCCAACGTCCGCCCCACATCACCGCGGCCTGCGATGCCGCAGCGCCCCGGCCAACCCCAACGCAGCCCCGGCGGCCAACCGGCACGTCCAGCCGGAAAGCCTCAGCTGGTGGGTCGCCCGCAGAGCGGCCAGTCCACCCCAACCCCCGCCGGCAGCGGCCGTCCGGCGGCGCCACCGGTGAGCCGTCCCACAGCCACGGGGCCACGGCCCGGGGCACCACAGCGGCCTGCGGCCCCCGCTCCGGTTCGGCCCGGCCAGGCCGGTACCCGCGGTGCCGGCAATCGCAGCGGCACCTCCCCCCTCGAGCTGGTGGGCAAGCCCATCCGCCGGGATGCAGCTGGCCCCGGTGCGACCGGCGTGACTCGCCCCGGCATGCCGGCCGGCATGCGCAAGCCGATGGCACCGGGCGAGCTGATGCAGTTGCAGAAGCCCAACGCCCGTCCGATCGCAGCACCACCACGCCGTCCTGAGCGTGGCGAGGTGGCGGCCGGCTCCAGCACTGATCCGGCCCGTCCCACCGCCACTCCGCCGAACGCCCCCCGCCGGCCGGCCTTCCGGCCCGGCATGCCGGCCGGCACCAACCGGCCCCGCCGCCCCGACTGGGACGACAGCGCCAAACTCGAGGCCCTGCGCAGCCGCTCGCCGCAGAAACAGCGGCAGAAGGTTCACATCATCGGCGATAACGATGATGCACTCACCGCCGAAACCGGCGGCTACGCCGGCGAACAGGAAGCGCTGGTTCTGCAGGCCAGCCTGGCCCGCCCGGCCAAGCCGCGCAGCGCCGTCGCCGCCGCGCCCAAGCCCACGGTGGCCGTGCGCAAGCGCAAGAAGGAGACCACCCGCCAGCGCCAGCGCCGCCGCGCCATGGAGCTCCGGGCTGCCCGCGAGGCCAAGGCCCAGCGCCCCGAGATGCTGATCGTGCCGGAGGGCAACCTCACGGTGCAGGAACTGGCCGACCGGCTCGGTGTCGAGAGCTCCGAGATCATCAAGAGCCTCTTCTTCAAGGGGATCAGCGCCACCGTCACCCAGACGCTGGATCTCTCCACGATCGAAACGGTGGCCGAGGAATTCGGCGTTCCGGTGCTGGAAGACGACATCGAGGCCGCCGCCAAGAAGACGGTGGAGATGATCGAGGCCAGCGATCTGGCCCACCTGATCCGCCGCCCTCCCGTGGTGACGGTGATGGGCCACGTCGACCACGGCAAGACCAGCCTGCTCGATGCCATCCGCAAGACCCGCGTGGCAGCGGGCGAAGCCGGTGGCATCACCCAGCACATCGGTGCGTACCAGGTGGAGATTCCTCACGCCGGCGAGCACCGCCGCATCACCTTCCTCGACACCCCAGGTCACGAGGCCTTCACCGCCATGCGTGCCCGGGGAACCAAGGTGACCGACGTGGCCGTGCTGGTGGTGGCCGCCGATGACGGGGTCCGCCCCCAGACCCTGGAGGCGATCAGCCACGCCCGCGCGGCCGAGGTGCCGATCGTGGTGGCGATCAACAAGATCGACAAGGAAGGCGCATCACCCGAGCGGGTCAAGCAGGAACTGTCCGGCCAGGATCTGGTGGCGGAAGACTGGGGTGGCAACACCGTGATGGTGCCGGTGAGCGCCATCAAGGGCGAGAACATCGACAAGTTGCTGGAGATGATCCTGTTGGTGACGGAGGTGGAAGACCTCCAGGCCAACCCGGATCGGATGGCCCGCGGCACCGTGATCGAGGCCCACCTCGACAAGGCCAAGGGACCGGTGGCCACCCTGCTGATCCAGAACGGCACCCTGCGGGCCGGCGACGTGCTGGCAGCCGGCCCTGTGCTCGGCAAGGTGCGCGCCATGGTGGACGACACCGGCAAGCGGGTGAAGCAGGCGGGTCCCTCCTGTGCGGTGGAGGCCCTGGGCTTCAGTGAAGTCCCCACCGCCGGCGACGAGTTCGAGGTCTATCCCGATGAGAAGACCGCCCGCAGCGTTGTGGGCGATCGGGCGAATGAGGCCCGCGCCACCCGCCTGGCCCAGCAGATGGCCTCCCGCCGGGTCTCCCTGGCGTCCATATCGGGGCAGGTCAGCGAGGGCGAGCTCAAGGAGCTCAACCTGATCCTCAAGGCCGACGTGCAGGGCAGTGTGGAGGCGATCCTCGGATCGCTCGAGCAACTGCCCCAGGACGAGGTCCAGGTGCGGGTGCTGCTTTCGGCACCGGGCGAGATCACCGAAACGGATGTGGACCTGGCTGCCGCCTCCGGCGCCGTGATCGTGGGCTTCAACACCTCGATGGCCTCCGGCGCCAAGCGCGCCGCCGATGCCACCGGCGTGGATGTGCGCGACTACGAGGTGATCTACAAACTCCTCGAAGACATCCAGATGGCCATGGAAGGCCTGC
- the nusA gene encoding transcription termination factor NusA gives MALVLLPGLNNLIEDISEEKKLAPQVVEAALREALLKGYERYRRTLYLGISEDPFEEDYFSNFDVSLDLDEEGYRVLASKIIVEEVESDDHQIAYEEVCQVAPDAQVGDTVVLDVTPEKDDFGRMAAATTKQVLAQKLRDQQRRMIQEEFADLEDPVLTARVIRFERQSVIMAVSSGLGRPEVEAELPRRDQLPNDNYRANATFKVFLKEVSEVPRRGPQLFVSRSNAGLVVYLFENEVPEIQEGSVRIVAVAREANPPSRSVGPRTKVAVDSVEREVDPVGACIGARGSRIQQVVNELRGEKIDVIRWSPDPGQYLANSLSPARVDMVRLVDPDGRHAHVLVPPDQLSLAIGREGQNVRLAARLTGWKIDIKNAAEYDQASEDEKVAELIALRQEEEALQSEAEARLAAEQAARAEEDARLRELYPLPEDEEMLEGDDGSEAELAEPEPAEADVPAEATASDTESLADPEPAAADEDGTR, from the coding sequence ATGGCCCTCGTCCTGCTCCCCGGTCTGAACAACCTGATCGAGGACATCAGCGAAGAGAAGAAACTTGCCCCCCAGGTGGTGGAGGCCGCTCTGAGGGAGGCCCTGCTGAAGGGCTATGAGCGCTACCGCCGCACCCTCTACCTGGGTATCAGCGAGGATCCGTTCGAAGAGGACTACTTCAGCAATTTCGACGTCTCGCTCGACCTCGATGAGGAGGGCTACCGGGTGCTGGCCAGCAAGATCATCGTGGAGGAGGTCGAGAGCGACGACCATCAGATCGCTTACGAAGAGGTCTGCCAGGTGGCCCCGGACGCCCAGGTGGGGGACACGGTGGTCCTGGATGTGACTCCTGAGAAAGACGACTTCGGCCGCATGGCCGCCGCCACCACCAAGCAGGTGCTGGCCCAGAAGCTGCGGGATCAGCAGCGCCGCATGATCCAGGAGGAGTTCGCCGATCTGGAGGATCCTGTGCTCACCGCGCGGGTGATCCGCTTCGAGCGCCAGAGCGTGATCATGGCCGTGAGCAGCGGCCTGGGCAGGCCCGAAGTGGAGGCGGAACTGCCCCGCCGTGACCAGCTGCCCAACGACAACTACCGCGCCAACGCCACCTTCAAGGTGTTTCTCAAGGAGGTGAGCGAGGTGCCCCGCCGTGGCCCGCAGCTGTTCGTCAGCCGCTCCAACGCCGGTCTGGTGGTGTATCTGTTCGAGAACGAAGTCCCTGAGATCCAGGAGGGATCGGTACGGATCGTGGCCGTGGCCCGCGAGGCCAACCCCCCTTCCCGATCGGTCGGTCCCCGCACCAAGGTGGCGGTGGACAGCGTCGAACGCGAGGTGGATCCGGTCGGAGCCTGCATCGGAGCCCGCGGCTCCCGCATCCAGCAGGTGGTCAACGAACTGCGCGGCGAAAAGATCGACGTGATCCGCTGGTCTCCCGATCCGGGTCAGTACCTCGCCAACTCCCTCAGCCCGGCACGGGTGGACATGGTGCGGCTGGTGGATCCTGATGGACGCCACGCCCATGTCCTGGTTCCCCCGGACCAGCTCAGCCTGGCCATCGGCCGCGAAGGGCAGAATGTGCGCCTGGCCGCCCGACTGACCGGCTGGAAGATCGATATCAAGAACGCCGCCGAATACGACCAGGCCAGCGAAGACGAGAAGGTGGCCGAACTGATCGCCCTGCGTCAGGAAGAGGAAGCTCTTCAATCGGAAGCGGAAGCTCGCCTGGCCGCTGAGCAGGCCGCCCGCGCCGAGGAGGACGCCCGCCTGCGCGAGCTCTATCCCCTGCCCGAGGACGAGGAGATGCTGGAGGGTGATGACGGCAGCGAAGCTGAGTTGGCTGAACCAGAGCCGGCTGAAGCCGATGTCCCGGCTGAGGCGACTGCCAGCGACACGGAATCCCTGGCCGACCCTGAACCCGCCGCAGCCGACGAGGATGGAACCCGGTGA
- a CDS encoding YlxR family protein — protein MARPVLRRCVACGELFNREQLWRVIRLAQGGIGLDRGMGRSAYLCPSRSCLDEAKRRKRLQRALRTQVADSIIATLNQRLRDDDATTSEAR, from the coding sequence ATGGCGCGACCCGTTCTGCGCCGCTGCGTGGCCTGTGGAGAGCTGTTCAACCGCGAACAGCTCTGGCGGGTGATCCGGCTGGCGCAGGGCGGAATCGGACTGGACAGGGGCATGGGCCGCTCGGCCTACCTCTGCCCCAGCCGCAGTTGCCTGGACGAGGCGAAACGGCGCAAGCGGCTGCAACGGGCGCTGCGCACCCAGGTTGCAGATTCCATCATCGCCACGCTCAACCAGCGTCTGCGCGACGACGACGCGACCACCTCTGAGGCAAGATGA